One stretch of Pomacea canaliculata isolate SZHN2017 linkage group LG1, ASM307304v1, whole genome shotgun sequence DNA includes these proteins:
- the LOC112565645 gene encoding serine/threonine-protein phosphatase PP1-gamma catalytic subunit B-like isoform X2 — MGSIVTCYAILRCVDTHHSATTFSSEIMLTGLFYCRGKRSLETICLVLAYKIKYPNNFFLLRGNHECASINRIYGFYDECKRRYNIKLWKTFTDCFNCLPIAALVEGTIFCMHGGLSPDLVDLDQLREIERPLDVPDHGLICDLLWADPDDDITGWGENDRGVSYTFGGDVVREMLQKFDCGLIARAHQVVEDGYQFFEKRKLVTLFSAPNYCGEFDNAGAVMIVTEDLTCSFKILPPEKTKKIAVESKNGKK, encoded by the exons ATGGGCAGTATAGTGACCTGTTACGCCATTTTGAGATGTGTGGATACCCACCACAGTGCAACTACCTTTTCCTCGGAGATTATGTTGACAG GACTCTTTTATTGCAGGGGCAAGAGATCACTTGAAACCATTTGCCTTGTGCTGGCTTATAAGATTAAATACCCCAACAATTTTTTCCTTCTGCGAGGGAATCATGAATGTGCATCAATTAACAG AATTTATGGATTTTATGATGAATGCAAACGACGATATAACATCAAACTATGGAAGACATTTACGGACTGTTTCAACTGCTTGCCAATAG CTGCTCTTGTGGAGGGAACTATATTTTGCATGCATGGTGGATTATCACCGGACCTGGTAGATCTTGACCAG CTAAGAGAAATAGAACGCCCACTCGACGTACCTGACCATGGGTTAATTTGTGACTTGCTTTGGGCAGATCCAGATGAT GACATTACTGGATGGGGAGAAAATGACCGTGGTGTTTCATACACCTTCGGAGGTGATGTGGTCAGAGAGATGTTACAAAAATTTGACTGTGGTCTTATAGCTAGAGCACATCAG GTAGTTGAAGATGGTTAccaattttttgaaaaaagaaag CTCGTAACACTGTTCAGTGCACCAAACTACTGCGGCGAGTTTGATAATGCCGGGGCAGTGATGATTGTCACAGAGGACCTTACATGCTCTTTCAAAATTCTTCCT CCAGAGAAAACCAAGAAGATAGCAGTAGAAAGCAAGAATGGAAAGAAGTAA
- the LOC112565645 gene encoding serine/threonine-protein phosphatase PP1-like isoform X1 translates to MMNKPDFDVDSIISQLLAVKDQPGKQVQLPETQIRQLCQLSRSIFLEQPMLVELEAPVNICGDIHGQYSDLLRHFEMCGYPPQCNYLFLGDYVDRGKRSLETICLVLAYKIKYPNNFFLLRGNHECASINRIYGFYDECKRRYNIKLWKTFTDCFNCLPIAALVEGTIFCMHGGLSPDLVDLDQLREIERPLDVPDHGLICDLLWADPDDDITGWGENDRGVSYTFGGDVVREMLQKFDCGLIARAHQVVEDGYQFFEKRKLVTLFSAPNYCGEFDNAGAVMIVTEDLTCSFKILPPEKTKKIAVESKNGKK, encoded by the exons atgatgaacaAACCAGACTTTGATGTGGATTCTATTATAAGCCAGCTTTTAGCTGTAAAAGACCAACCAGGAAAGCAG GTACAGCTACCAGAGACTCAAATTCGACAGCTATGCCAATTATCGCGAAGCATCTTTTTGGAGCAACCCATGCTAGTAGAACTGGAGGCACCTGTCAACATTTGTGGTGATATCCATGGGCAGTATAGTGACCTGTTACGCCATTTTGAGATGTGTGGATACCCACCACAGTGCAACTACCTTTTCCTCGGAGATTATGTTGACAG GGGCAAGAGATCACTTGAAACCATTTGCCTTGTGCTGGCTTATAAGATTAAATACCCCAACAATTTTTTCCTTCTGCGAGGGAATCATGAATGTGCATCAATTAACAG AATTTATGGATTTTATGATGAATGCAAACGACGATATAACATCAAACTATGGAAGACATTTACGGACTGTTTCAACTGCTTGCCAATAG CTGCTCTTGTGGAGGGAACTATATTTTGCATGCATGGTGGATTATCACCGGACCTGGTAGATCTTGACCAG CTAAGAGAAATAGAACGCCCACTCGACGTACCTGACCATGGGTTAATTTGTGACTTGCTTTGGGCAGATCCAGATGAT GACATTACTGGATGGGGAGAAAATGACCGTGGTGTTTCATACACCTTCGGAGGTGATGTGGTCAGAGAGATGTTACAAAAATTTGACTGTGGTCTTATAGCTAGAGCACATCAG GTAGTTGAAGATGGTTAccaattttttgaaaaaagaaag CTCGTAACACTGTTCAGTGCACCAAACTACTGCGGCGAGTTTGATAATGCCGGGGCAGTGATGATTGTCACAGAGGACCTTACATGCTCTTTCAAAATTCTTCCT CCAGAGAAAACCAAGAAGATAGCAGTAGAAAGCAAGAATGGAAAGAAGTAA